The Hypanus sabinus isolate sHypSab1 chromosome 31, sHypSab1.hap1, whole genome shotgun sequence genome window below encodes:
- the LOC132383965 gene encoding uncharacterized protein LOC132383965: MKLCQKKAASIRDPITQAVLSSHCCHQVEGTGASGLAPSGSGTVTIPQSSGRRYRSLRTRTNRFRNNYHPSTIREEVQEPQDSHQQVQEQLPPLNHQEGGTGASGLTPPGSGTVTTPQPSGRRYRSLRTHTTRFRNNYHPSTIRKEVQEPQDSHHQVQEQLPPLDHQKGGTGASGLAPPGSGTVTTPQPSGRRYRSLRTRTTRFRNSYYPLNHQVEGTGASGPAPPGSGTVTTPQPSGRRYRSLRTHTTRFRNSYHPSTIRKEVQEPQDSHHQVQGQLPPLNHQEGGTGASGLTPPGSGTVTTPRPSERRYRSLRTRTTRFRNSYHPSTVR, encoded by the exons atgaaactctgtcagaagaaagcagcgtccatcagagatcccatcacccaggccgtgctctcttctcactgctgccatcag gtagaaggtacaggagcctcaggactcgcaccatcaggttcaggaacagttactatccctcaatcatcaggaaggagatacaggagcctcaggactcgcaccaacaggttcaggaacaattaccacccctcaaccatcagggaggaggtacaggagcctcaggactcacaccaacaggttcaggaacagttaccacccctcaaccatcaggaaggaggtacaggagcctcaggactcacaccaccaggttcagggacagttaccacccctcaaccgtcaggtagaaggtacaggagcctcaggactcacaccacccggttcaggaacaattaccacccctcaaccatcaggaaggaggtacaggagcctcaggactcacaccaccaggttcaggaacagttaccacccctcgaccatcagaaaggaggtacaggagcctcaggactcgcaccaccaggttcaggaacagttaccacccctcaaccgtcaggtagaaggtacaggagcctcaggactcgcaccaccaggtttaggaacagttactatcccctcaaccatcaggtagaaggtacaggagcctcaggacccgcaccaccaggttcagggacagttaccacccctcaaccatcaggtagaaggtacaggagcctcaggactcacaccaccaggttcaggaacagttaccacccctcaaccatcaggaaggaggtacaggagcctcaggactcacaccaccaggttcagggacagttaccacccctcaaccatcaggaaggaggtacaggagcctcaggactcacaccaccaggttcaggaacagttaccacccctcgaccatcagaaaggaggtacaggagcctcaggactcgcaccaccaggttcaggaacagttaccacccctcaaccgtcaggtag